A single window of Aspergillus oryzae RIB40 DNA, chromosome 8 DNA harbors:
- a CDS encoding uncharacterized protein (predicted protein): MSTGRKVFHCAVDETALTTNISEIKKWTTNGAITLVVPLYTLERLHALKRAGSQVAINAREAVRFLDRVTSGKDSTPADRVALQGPMEQYENWSDAEKFFLPEFEEEPEATNGTGAGETPLEKKGPTGRDNKKNGAPDDLSQMLLNKLNFKKDSDAASINSAGTHSAPASPPSSRSSRTSPECANSHVVENGNGTSNRKVKQTNGHKRSASGSTIPTVPLVLRPLLSALLWRLHSGPDASNAAKSCILITNDRSTQIWAQKFGIGVKNIHQLRTSIQYEEREYKNRCKYVEKTQTQTAEPKSLLSYDDESDEDELVFVPRGRGKGSSRGASRGGSNRKPAASKNTAPPVESTMEIPTQPIDPNSFIRNPGLRGAWPERLGTTIVVAEELLVDQLVVTAEAGGNSGFLDRTAEPR; the protein is encoded by the exons ATGTCGACCGGACGCAAGGTCTTCCACTGTGCCGTGGATGAGACGGCGCTGACTACCAACATCAGCGAAATCAAAAAATGGACAACAAACGGCGCGATCACCTTGGTCGTTCCTCTTTACA CCCTTGAACGCCTCCATGCATTGAAACGAGCCGGGTCTCAAGTCGCTATCAACGCCCGCGAGGCGGTTCGCTTCCTTGACCGCGTTACTTCCGGAAAGGACAGCACTCCGGCCGATCGCGTTGCCCTTCAGGGCCCGATGGAGCAGTACGAGAACTGGAGTGATGCGGAGAAGTTCTTTTTACCGGAATTCGAAGAGGAGCCGGAGGCGACAAACGGAACCGGTGCCGGGGAGACGccgttggagaagaagggaccTACAGGAAGAGACAACAAGAAAAACGGAGCCCCGGATGATCTGTCGCAAATGCTTCTCAACAAGCTGAACTTTAAGAAGGACTCGGACGCCGCGTCGATTAACTCGGCAGGGACTCACAGTGCCCCTGCGTCGCCACCTTCATCAAGAAGTTCCCGCACGAGTCCCGAATGTGCCAACTCTCATGTGGTTGAGAATGGAAACGGAACAAGCAACCGTAAAGTTAAGCAGACGAACGGACATAAGCGATCTGCTTCCGGCTCCACCATTCCCACGGTTCCCTTGGTGCTCCGACCGCTACTCAGTGCGTTGCTGTGGCGGCTGCATAGTGGCCCGGATGCCTCCAACGCGGCTAAAAGCTGTATTCTCATTACGAACGATCGCTCCACGCAGATTTGGGCTCAGAAGTTTGGCATTGGTGTAAAGAACATCCATCAGCTGCGGACTTCCATTCAGTACGAAGAACGGGAATACAAGAATCGCTGCAAATATGTGGAAAAGACCCAAACTCAGACGGCCGAACCGAAGTCGCTGCTTTCCTACGACGACGAAAGCGACGAGGATGAACTAGTCTTTGTTCCTCGGGGCCGcggaaaaggaagctcaCGAGGAGCGTCGCGTGGCGGAAGCAATCGGAAACCCGCCGCCTCTAAGAACACGGCGCCGCCTGTGGAGAGTACAATGGAGATTCCTACTCAGCCCATCGACCCCAACTCTTTCA TACGCAATCCGGGGCTGCGCGGGGCATGGCCGGAGCGTCTCGGAACTACAATAGTGGTCGCCGAGGAGCTCCTCGTGGACCAACTCGTGGTAACAGCCGAGGCCGGGGGAAACTCTGGGTTCCTTGACCGGACGGCAGAGCCCCGTTGA
- a CDS encoding GMC family oxidoreductase (choline dehydrogenase and related flavoproteins): protein MSGGGTSGIVLAARLSEDDSKSVIIREAGRNLADDFRVQTPALWTTLLGSEADWQLITAPQTELRNRIIKEPQGKLLGGSSGINGLHRSLQAEIHAWSKSSAIDWTWEKLSPYYKKSYTLQLPDEATREHIGLGWVDQNVNGDSGPINISFPAVLQDPLSKAWVDTFKGIGYSLTADPFSGNSIAGYSNLATVDYKTKTRSYAATGYGLPAMQRPGDAGVTATGVKAILQGELSTIKAKKEVILTAGALNTPKLLELSGIGNKAILDQFNIPVVVENPNVDENIQDYLMSRISSEQEVMQNAMQLYTKHKAGPITIEAKQAYLNRFIPQPEGRDQVIRDIYAADNEPTCSIFVGQELLPGNFLSLGLELSLPYSRGSVHIASADPNVPPTIDPRYFSNPLDLDIMARNLLDFLVYGVTNLRVCDASVFALVPPANIMSTVYAVAERAADIIKSDA from the exons ATGTCAGGAGGCGGTACCTCTGGTATAGTCCTCGCAGCCCGACTCTCAGAGGATGACTCCAAATCTGTCATCATCCGCGAGGCCGGGAGGAACCTGGCCGACGATTTCCGGGTGCAGACCCCCGCCCTCTGGACGACTCTCCTCGGATCAGAAGCAGATTGGCAGCTTATTACCGCTCCACAG ACCGAGCTGCGCAACCGTATAATCAAGGAGCCCCAGGGAAAACTTCTTGGTGGCTCTTCCGGTATCAATG GCCTTCATAGGTCCCTCCAGGCTGAGATCCATGCCTGGTCCAAATCGAGTGCGATTGACTGGACATGGGAGAAGCTATCACCGTACTATAAAAAATCATACACCCTCCAGTTACCCGACGAAGCCACTAGGGAACATATCGGCCTGGGCTGGGTTGACCAGAATGTCAATGGGGACTCAGGCCCTATCAATATCTCCTTCCCTGCTGTACTGCAAGACCCATTGTCCAAGGCCTGGGTCGACACCTTCAAAGGAATCGGATATAGTCTTACTGCCGATCCATTCTCCGGCAACTCTATCGCCGGGTATTCTAACCTGGCGACAGTCGACTATAAGACAAAAACAAGGAGTTACGCGGCAACTGGGTATGGCCTTCCTGCCATGCAGCGGCCGGG TGATGCCGGTGTTACGGCGACGGGGGTGAAGGCGATTTTACAAGGGGAGTTATCTACTATTAAAGCGAAAAAGGAGGTTATCCTCACTGCAGGAGCTCTCAACACCCCAAAGCTACTTGAACTTTCTGGCATTGGGAACAAGGCAATTCTAGATCAATTCAACAtccctgttgttgttgagaaTCCTAATGTGGATGAGAATATTCAGGACTATTTAATGAGCAGGATCAGTTCTGAG CAGGAAGTAATGCAAAATGCAATGCAGCTCTATACCAAGCACAAGGCAGGCCCGATCACTATT GAAGCTAAGCAGGCTTATTTGAACAGGTTCATTCCACAGCCAGAAGGCCGAGACCAAGTGATTCGAGACATTTACGCAGCTGATAACGAGCCCACGTGTTCAAT CTTCGTGGGTCAGGAGCTTCTTCCCGGGAACTTTCTCAGCTTGGGTCTTGAGCTCAGCCTACCATACTCTCGCGGATCTGTCCATATCGCCTCGGCAGACCCCAATGTGCCCCCTACTATCGACCCTCGGTATTTCTCCAACCCGTTAGACCTAGATATCATGGCCCGCAACTTGTTGGAC TTCCTGGTCTATGGGGTCACTAACCTGCGGGTGTGTGATGCCAGTGTCTTTGCCTTGGTGCCGCCGGCTAATATCATGTCTACTGTGTACGCTGTCGCGGAGAGGGCGGCGGATATCATCAAATCCGATGCTTGA
- a CDS encoding putative kinesin family protein (BimC) (kinesin-like protein) yields MAGPQRPSSGLPTRRTTTTRQPTRRLGSLATQRASSPAISSKIPASGGSRVIKSPSEPASVTAKRKERDLERGINEDTSIHVVVRCRGRNDREIKENSGVVVKTEGVKGNTVELSMGPNAVSNKTYTFDKVFSAAADQLAVYEDVVLPIVNEMLAGYNCTIFAYGQTGTGKTYTMSGDMTDTLGILSDNAGIIPRVLYSLFHKLEETESTVKCSFIELYNEELRDLLSAEETQKLKIFENESKKGQSTLVQGIEETYIDSASSGIKLLQHGSHKRQVAATKCNDLSSRSHTIFTITVHTKRTTDAGEEYVSSGKLNLVDLAGSENIQRSGAENKRATEAGLINKSLLTLGRVINALVDKSPHIPYRESKLTRLLQDSLGGRTKTCIIATVSPSRSNMEETISTLDYAFRAKNIRNKPQINFTSKHKLLQEFAFEIEKLKGELIATRHRNGVYMTVDAYEQMTMENESRRIVNEEQRAKIESMESNLRNKVQELFTLTSNFNNLKKDNEDTRAALNDTNDVLEKTEIVLKNTRSLLEEEEMLRKAHQDTESQLYDIGTGLLSTLDRTVGDVHGLHAKLDRKADLDSSNMETWQMSAKEVSAVTEEVDKKVEAFQLQHSQLLESMAAKINDYVSSELSHVQSNQSALSSFGAIFDKAEHDAKTQTCGAHDRMNEVLEEIKDLREEVKRKVGEGLNGLSAAAARISKEVIGEFTEFHEQLHMSYSTLGKDFKSLFEEMVRHLNEQKMEINRLRLEVQEANLQTVEANRRASSNLAHAVEEEHATAESERDLLLSQFKTLMEESRQRQVSRLKGRLDSVRADISSSGDLLEQATTQHDRQTDEWVFKSEQFAKDVAASRDELRTKMQNDWELFDQRNVSIQKTTESVHEETVRIVDAQISNMDKQMEALDDFVAKARSQNGEYRDAHISSLDNMASSVRESYSFVHEQLEGVGTRIGQLQEDAAQQQHSLHETTSPLSEEVRKPLTELRNNIHSRPLQEYIVTGATPQKRHYEYPTDLPRTEAHDALISGIRTSRDLTLLPFNGEDHLPGTSPTKGFVYNDTEDEVGNQTPTARITSNTGLREVDANVAAKQLASSPGDRASVRQSNISIAGKSSEVDTVPESEDSDEPPAKRRCSNPTTTDSKLPKNMLTKRMAGMMEGRENVPPPGLSSARRTRTRPAP; encoded by the exons ATGGCTGGCCCCCAAAGGCCTTCCTCCGGCCTTCCTACAAGGAGGACAACAACCACACGCCAACCGACCAGACGTTTAGGATCTTTAGCAACCCAGAGGGCCAGTTCTCCAGCAATTTCCTCCAAAATTCCTGCCTCCGGTGGATCGCGCGTAATTAAGTCACCGAGTGAGCCGGCTAGCGTAacagcgaagaggaaggaaagagatctTGAACGTGGAATTAATGAGGACACCAGCATCCACGTTGTGGTGCGCTGCCGCGGGCGCAATGATCGGGAAATCAAAGAGAATAGCGGTGTCGTCGTGAAGACCGAAGGCGTTAAGGGCAATACTGTGGAATTATCCATGGGGCCAAATGCTGTTTCAAATAAGACATATACGTTCGACAAGGTCTTTTCTGCCGCCGCCGACCAGCTCGCAGTGTACGAGGATGTTGTCCTGCCAATTGTTAATGAGATGCTCGCTGGGTACAATTGTACTATCTTTGCCTACGGACAAACGGGGACCGGAAAAACATACACAATGTCAGGCGACATGACCGATACTCTGGGCATCCTTTCCGACAATGCCGGCATTATTCCACGTGTTCTATATTCGCTATTTCACAAGCTCGAGGAGACAGAAAGCACCGTGAAATGCTCTTTCATTGAGCTATACAATGAAGAGCTTCGTGATCTTCTGTCAGCAGAAGAGACTCAGAAGCTGAAGATTTTCGAGAACGAGTCAAAGAAAGGACAGAGCACGCTTGTCCAAGGTATTGAAGAAACTTATATTGACTCCGCATCTTCCGGGATTAAGCTACTTCAACATGGTAGTCATAAGCGGCAAGTTGCTGCGACTAAGTGCAATGACCTGAGTTCTCGCAGTCACACAATATTCACTATCACAGTTCACACGAAGCGCACAACGGATGCAGGCGAAGAGTATGTCAGCTCTGGGAAGCTGAATCTGGTTGACTTGGCTGGTAGCGAAAACATCCAGCGCAGTGGAGCTGAGAACAAGCGTGCCACAGAAGCCGGTCTGATCAATAAAAGTCTGCTGACTTTGGGCCGAGTAATTAACGCTTTGGTCGATAAGAGCCCTCATATCCCATACAG AGAATCGAAACTTACACGTCTTCTGCAAGACTCCCTCGGTGGGCGCACAAAAACATGTATTATCGCGACGGTTTCGCCGTCTCGGAGCAACATGGAAGAAACAATTTCAACGCTAGACTATGCCTTCAGAGCCAAGAACATTCGCAACAAGCCGCAGATCAACTTCACATCAAAACATAAACTTCTTCAAGAGTTCGCTTttgagattgagaagctcaaagGAGAACTTATTGCCACAAGACACCGAAACGGCGTATATATGACTGTTGACGCGTACGAGCAAATGACCATGGAGAATGAATCGCGGAGAATTGTAAATGAAGAACAACGAGCCAAGATCGAATCAATGGAATCCAACCTGCGAAACAAGGTCCAGGAGCTGTTCACGCTTACGAGTAATTTCAATAACTTGAAGAAGGACAACGAGGATACACGGGCGGCTCTAAACGATACAAATGATGTCCTTGAAAAGACCGAGATTGTTCTCAAGAATACCAGGTCACTgctagaagaagaggaaatgctgaGGAAGGCACATCAAGATACTGAAAGCCAGCTTTACGACATTGGCACGGGACTTTTATCGACCTTGGATAGAACTGTCGGAGATGTGCACGGCTTGCATGCAAAACTTGACCGCAAGGCAGATCTAGACTCATCTAACATGGAAACATGGCAGATGTCAGCTAAAGAAGTGTCAGCTGTGACCGAGGAAGTCGACAAAAAGGTGGAAGCTTTCCAATTGCAACATTCGCAGCTCCTGGAATCTATGGCTGCAAAAATCAACGATTACGTCTCTAGCGAATTGAGTCACGTCCAGTCAAATCAGTCAGCCTTGTCGAGCTTTGGTGCTATTTTTGATAAAGCTGAGCATGACGCGAAGACGCAAACGTGCGGCGCCCACGACCGGATGAATGAGGTCCTTGAGGAGATCAAAGACTTGCGTGAAGAGGTCAAGCGCAAAGTTGGAGAGGGATTGAACGGTCTGTCCGCTGCCGCTGCCCGGATATCCAAGGAAGTTATTGGCGAATTCACAGAATTTCATGAGCAACTTCATATGTCCTACAGTACTCTTGGTAAGGACTTCAAGTCCTTGTTCGAGGAGATGGTGCGGCATCTCAATGAGCAGAAGATGGAAATTAATAGGCTGCGACTggaagtccaagaagctAACCTCCAGACTGTTGAAGCGAACCGTAGAGCTTCCTCTAATCTGGCGCAtgctgttgaagaagagcatgCCACCGCTGAATCGGAGCGAGATCTTTTGCTCTCGCAGTTCAAGACTTTGATGGAGGAATCCCGGCAGAGACAAGTTAGTCGCTTAAAGGGAAGATTGGACAGTGTACGAGCAGATATTTCGTCTTCGGGCGATTTACTGGAGCAAGCAACGACCCAACATGATCGCCAGACAGATGAATGGGTTTTCAAGTCCGAGCAATTTGCCAAGGATGTTGCGGCTTCTAGGGATGAGCTTCGGACTAAGATGCAGAACGATTGGGAGCTATTTGACCAACGCAACGTCTCTATTCAAAAGACGACTGAATCCGTGCACGAGGAAACAGTTCGCATTGTCGATGCCCAGATTAGCAATATGGACAAACAGAtggaagctttggatgatTTCGTGGCCAAAGCGCGGTCTCAGAATGGCGAATATCGCGATGCTCATATCTCCAGCTTGGACAACATGGCGTCTAGCGTCCGTGAATCCTATTCTTTCGTTCATGAACAGTTGGAAGGGGTTGGTACGCGAATTGGCCAGCTGCAGGAGGATGCCgctcagcagcagcacagTCTGCATGAGACGACCTCTCCTCTGTCAGAAGAAGTTCGCAAGCCTCTCACAGAGCTGCGCAATAATATTCACAGTCGTCCACTGCAAGAGTATATTGTTACCGGCGCCACCCCACAGAAACGCCATTACGAGTATCCCACTGACCTGCCTCGGACGGAGGCGCATGATGCTCTGATATCTGGGATTCGGACGTCAAGGGACCTCACGCTACTCCCGTTCAATGGCGAAGACCACCTTCCTGGAACCTCCCCCACTAAAGGCTTTGTCTACAacgacaccgaagacgaggTAGGAAATCAGACACCTACTGCCAGGATCACTTCCAACACAGGTCTTAGGGAAGTCGATGCAAACGTCGCCGCAAAACAGCTCGCGTCTAGCCCTGGCGACAGGGCTTCGGTACGGCAATCGAATATTTCCATAGCCGGCAAATCTTCGGAAGTCGACACTGTCCCAGAAAGTGAAGACTCAGATGAGCCTCCAGCCAAGAGGCGCTGCTCTAATCCGACAACTACTGACAGCAAACTGCCGAAAAACATGTTGACCAAGAggatggctgggatgatgGAAGGCCGTGAGAATGTCCCTCCACCCGGGCTTTCGAGTGCTCGACGAACTAGAACTCGGCCTGCTCCATAA
- a CDS encoding sulfurtransferase (mercaptopyruvate sulfurtransferase/thiosulfate sulfurtransferase), whose protein sequence is MAFAALRHSIPSPTRLLRPTMSTPSQARLQSQCRQVSFSSYLVSPKELSEALKKNPATKISTAPRVVPLCAAWFMPNDPEGRKGIDIFRKHRIPQARFFDLDAIKDAESPYPHMLPTAETFADAMSELGIRRDDEVVVYDTEELGIFSAPRVGWTLRVFGHPRVHLLNNYRLWVREGYPTETGEPQQVERTSYPVPNYDSKLVIPYLELKEIAKEHRKEGAKEVEILDARSYGRWAGTDPEPRPGLSSGHIPGSKSLPFQELLDPETKTFRSKSELCKIFEEKEIDDSKSIISSCGTGVTATIIETALGEAEYGDPNLRRVYDGSWTEWAQRVKPADGLIKKLN, encoded by the exons ATGGCTTTCGCAGCTCTTCGCCATTCGATCCCTTCCCCCACTCGCCTGCTTCGTCCGACCATGTCGACCCCTTCTCAAGCCCGACTCCAATCCCAATGTCGCCAggtttccttctcctcataCCTGGTCTCTCCCAAGGAGCTCAGTGAGGCCCTCAAGAAGAATCCCGCAACCAAGATCTCGACTGCACCGCGTGTTGTCCCCCTCTGCGCTGCATGGTTTATGCCCAATGATCCGGAAGGTCGCAAAGGGATTGACATTTTCCGGAAACATCGCATCCCTCAGGCTCGATTCTTTGACTTGGATGCGATCAAAGATGCGGAATCTCCGTACCCCCACATGCTTCCCACCGCAGAGACATTTGCCGATGCGATGAGCGAGCTTGGCATCCGGCGTGACGACGAAGTGGTGGTTTACGACACCGAAGAGCTCGGAATCTTCAGCGCCCCCCGTGTCGGCTGGACCCTACGAGTATTTGGACACCCTCGAGTTCATCTCTTAAACAACTACCGATTGTGGGTGCGCGAAGGGTACCCGACGGAGACTGGGGAGCCCCAGCAAGTGGAACGGACCAGCTATCCAGTACCTAATTACGATTCGAAACTGGTGATCCCGTActtggagttgaaggagaTTGCCAAAGAGCATAGGAAAGAAGGTGCTAAAGAAGTTGAGATCTTGGATGCGCGATCTTACGGCCGCTGGGCGGGAACTGATCCCGAACCACGCCCGGGGTTGTCCTCGGGCCATATTCCTGGCTCCAAGAGCCTGCCCTTTCAAGAATTACTGGATCCGGAGACGAAGACTTTTCGCTCGAAGTCTGAGCTGTGCAAAatcttcgaagaaaaagaaattgatgaCTCCAAGTCGATCATCAGCTCTTGCGGCACTGGTGTGACCGCTACGATTATTGAAACCGCCTTGGGTGAAGCAGAGTACGGAGATCCTAACCTTCGGAGGGTGTACGATGGAAGCTGGAC TGAGTGGGCACAGCGTGTCAAGCCCGCTGACGGACTGATCAAAAAGCTGAACTAG
- a CDS encoding asparaginase (L-asparaginase II): MGKLKDYITTDRNGIIENRHQVHAAIVSSDGTLLYSVGDPSRVTLTRSAAKPAQALAVISTGALEKFGFDEADLALMCASHNSEDRHLSRARDMLRKVSAGEKDLRCGGHAALSETVNREWIKRDYTPTAITNNCSGKHAGMLGGARALGAEISDYHLPCNPLQRKVRDVVEELAGLETGPEGVLWGVDGCNLPAPAFPLRNMAKIYAAFAEAADVADGARNASGKDRDMARIFSSMTRYPELVGGEGRFCTVLMRVFRGILIGKVGADGCYGIGIRASEYTRRLGVDGAMGIAVKIEDGNMGVLYSAVTEVLDQLDIGSSDMRRELALFHHPEIVNSAGVVTGSTAHRFHVCGLGS, encoded by the exons ATGGGCAAGTTAAAGGACTACATAACAACCGACCGAAACGGCATAATCGAAAACCGCCATCAAGTCCACGCCGCAATAGTCTCGAGCGATGGGACACTCCTCTACAGTGTCGGCGATCCGTCCCGAGTAACACTGACCCGCTCTGCCGCCAAACCAGCTCAGGCCCTCGCCGTCATCTCCACCGGGGCGCTGGAAAAGTTCGGCTTTGATGAAGCTGACCTAGCGCTCATGTGCGCTTCGCACAATAGTGAGGACAGACATCTTTCCCGTGCTCGGGACATGCTCCGAAAGGTTTCTGCGGGGGAAAAGGATCTCCGTTGCGGCGGCCATGCTGCGCTATCCGAGACTGTGAATCGGGAGTGGATTAAAAGGGATTATACGCCGACGGCGATCACGAATAACTGTTCCGGGAAGCATGCTGGCATGCTTGGCGGCGCGAGGGCGTTAGGGGCGGAGATTAGTGATTATCATCTGCCCTGTAACCCTCTGCAGCGGAAGGTGAGAGATGTAGTGGAAGAGTTGGCCGGGCTTGAGACAGGGCCTGAAGGTGTATTGTGGGGGGTTGATGGGTGTAACTTGCCAGCGCCTGCGTTTCCACTACGGAATATGGCGAAGATCTATGCTGCATTTGCGGAGGCTGCAGATGTTGCTGACGGTGCTAGAAATGCTTCTGGGAAAGACAGAGATATGGCACGAATTTTCAGCTCCATGACGCGGTACCCCGAGCTTGTTGGTGGAGAGGGGAGGTTCTGTACGGTGCTTATGCGGGTGTTTCGGGGGATACTCATTGGGAAAGTCGGGGCAGATGGGTGTTATGGGATCGGCATACGAGCCTCGGAATATACCAGAAGACTTGGAGTAGACGGTGCGATGGGAATTGCAGTTAAGATCGAAGATGGAAACATGGGAGTCCTTTATTCAGCTGTGACTGAGGTCCTGGACCAGTTGGATATAGGTTCCTCTGATATGCGACGGGAATTGGCTTTGTTTCATCATCCAGAGATTGTTAACTCTGCCGGGGTTGTGACGGGGTCGACTGCTCACCGGTTTCATGTTTGCG GACTTGGATCATAA
- a CDS encoding UPF0183 domain protein (predicted protein) — MRSSSSRLISILYHFLSISLGASLHNVLSRVKAHPQTYPAIDIAYSSTDPIREPVTLQLSSNGLRLRFDGPDQRLRLIEVLDFTKIPLVYKNQEVLKGGKPQERAVSHQGPSFGHIYHRLFGLSYPGEYRPPTNQSPYGTYVLSYPGVAFSFPLQHSAWSDQCDFVALLSSSAALPATSMAIFQGDSWPEAQGRLFTQEQKYPRNPALAGKNRESVPDEIEEFNILGAGKLEVIRRSSPTSYITLSETTPQDLVAEFGPPDAIYRKHDRRITIHRAAGGGGEDHIHLSPPPGRGINVTDTDQSSNNSGTEDSDEELHQPHNLDPSSLPTECFLNYFHHGFDAFVSYPTTPGPAFPGSDLQDPSPPSPSTQLVVTKIILHGNVPGSYPFNRHRRSRWKIKLDSSGDAVSSETRYDEISERLREVWKGSYTNPAEERALQRPMVLNRGWGDSPESSVEFLGGWEESTGKGQRPGQDSHDGGLGNTELFGFPGLLFEVMKNSAVSCLTVY, encoded by the exons ATGCgctcatcatcctccagaTTGATATCTATTCTCTATCACTTCTTGAGCATTT CTCTCGGCGCTTCGCTTCATAATGTACTCAGTCGTGTTAAGGCTCATCCTCAGACCTACCCCGCAATAGACATCGCCTACTCCTCTACAGACCCGATTCGAGAGCCGGTGACCCTACAACTATCCTCGAATGGTCTCCGGCTGCGTTTCGATGGTCCCGACCAAAGATTACGTCTGATCGAAGTACTCGACTTCACCAAGATCCCCCTAGTGTACAAAAACCAGGAAGTTTTAAAAGGAGGCAAACCGCAGGAACGGGCCGTCTCGCACCAGGGCCCTAGTTTCGGACATATTTATCACCGCCTATTTGGTCTTTCCTATCCCGGCGAATATAGACCTCCGACTAATCAGTCACCATATGGCACATATGTGTTGTCCTACCCCGGGGTGGCCTTTTCATTCCCCCTCCAACACTCGGCTTGGTCAGACCAGTGTGATTTTGTAGCgttgctttcttcctcggcagcCTTGCCGGCCACTTCTATGGCAATATTCCAGGGCGATTCCTGGCCCGAAGCTCAGGGGAGATTGTTCACTCAAGAGCAAAAGTATCCTCGAAACCCGGCCCTAGCAGGCAAGAACAGAGAATCTGTCCCAGACGAAATTGAAGAGTTTAATATCCTAGGTGCGGGTAAACTTGAGGTCATTCGGAGATCGTCACCTACCAGCTACATCACGCTGTCGGAAACCACTCCGCAAGATCTCGTGGCGGAGTTTGGGCCGCCCGACGCAATTTATCGTAAGCATGATAGGAGGATAACGATCCACCGCGCTGCTGGCGGGGGTGGTGAAGACCATATTCACCTGAGTCCGCCCCCAGGTAGAGGAATTAACGTGACTGATACGGACCAGTCGTCGAATAACAGCGGCACGGAGGATTCAGACGAAGAGCTCCACCAGCCCCATAATTTGGACCCGTCATCGCTACCCACGGAATGTTTCCTGAATTATTTCCATCATGGGTTCGATGCGTTCGTATCTTATCCAACCACCCCTGGGCCTGCATTTCCGGGATCCGACCTTCAGGACCCAtcccctccatctccttccactcagTTGGTAGTGACTAAAATCATTCTGCATGGAAACGTACCAGGATCATATCCGTTCAATCGCCATCGACGCAGTCGTTGGAAGATAAAGCTGGACTCGTCGGGGGATGCAGTCTCTTCGGAAACCCGCTACGACGAGATCTCCGAGCGGCTCAGGGAGGTCTGGAAGGGCTCTTACACGAACCCTGCCGAAGAGCGAGCCTTACAGAGGCCCATGGTACTTAATCGAGGATGGGGCGATAGTCCTGAGAGTAGCGTGGAATTCCTTGGCGGATGGGAAGAGAGTACAGGTAAAGGCCAGAGGCCTGGACAGGATAGTCACGATGGAGGTTTAGGGAACACGGAACTTTTTGGCTTTCCTGGTCTGCTGTTTGAGGTTATGAAGAATAGTGCAGTTAGCTGCTTGACAGTATATTAG
- a CDS encoding RPEL repeat-containing protein (predicted protein): MTMINTVDETSLAASPTERRNSLEKHLLNRPDPQDLKERHILLDTNVAPSIQAARQELDRQRTTDSLKKHLEHRPDREELVERNILPHTNAAPALQAHARELEKHMLADHLDQKIQNRPQPEDLMAQGILTEDEDPRQPTI; the protein is encoded by the exons ATGACAATGATCAACACCGTCGACGAAACCTCCCTCGCCGCATCACCCACCGAGCGACGCAATTCCCTGGAGAAGCATCTCCTGAATCGTCCTGATCCCCAGGATCTCAAAGAGAGAcacatcctcctcgacaccAATGTTGCTCC ATCTATCCAAGCAGCAAGACAGGAACTAGACCGTCAGCGCACTACTGATAGTTTGAAGAAACATCTCGAGCACAGACCGGATCGCGAAGAACTGGTTGAGC GCAATATCCTCCCGCATACCAACGCAGCCCCGGCGCTTCAGGCTCACGCCCGCGAACTGGAGAAACATATGCTGGCTGATCATCTCGACCAGAAGATTCAGAACCGGCCGCAGCCGGAGGATCTCATGGCTCAGGGGATCTTgacggaagatgaggatcCGAGGCAGCCGACTATTTGA